The genomic stretch TGATCTGGAGCGCTGCAAGCAGTCCGACCAGCATCCCTACTACACCCCACAATATGGTGGCATAAGCGAAGAGCCTTACGATCTTGTTGTCGTAGTAGAATTTTTGTAATTCCATAGAATCATTGATTTAATTAGGCTTTGTTTGACTTGTATTATGTTGGATTGAACTATCTTCTTTTTTCTTATCCTCGTATAACATTCTCATTCCAGGTGAAACATCATCATCATACTGCCCACTCCTTACTGCCCATAGAAAAGCTGCAAGGAAACCAATGGCAACCAATAGACTGAAACCGATTAAAACAACGATGACGTGCATTTAAGTATTGAAATACTAATTAAAGCAAAGTTATTGAATGATACTTCTTATGCAAGTATAGGAGATAGTTTATATATAGTCTAAATAGTTATATAATCAACTGATATAATTAAATATACATAAAACTACTTTATCTTTTTTCTAAATAGGATAGCTAAGTAAAATTAAACAATAGTAAAAAGAAAATAGGTACTTGATTAAACATTGTAAAAAAACAGGTAAAGTCAAGCAGCTTTTTAACTTATTTTAAACAGATTCTTGGGGTATTATTTCTCGTTTATCCTACCAAACCATAGTTTCATTTAAAAAAACTCCTGAGAATTAACTTCAGATATAAGAAAAGCACTATATTTGAACCTAGTTATTCAGATTCATTCTTCCTTGCTAAAACACCAGCAAAATAATATATTAACATCATTCTGATGATGATCGTAAGCGGTTCCCGCATTTTCACAGTCACAGGAAAATCTGGGTAAAAACTGTAGCAAAAACAGGTAGTTCTATGGATTCTATTTTTCAAAACTTATTATTACCTGCGATAACAATAGCAATCATGGACACTCTGATGTTAATCTTTGGCTTACGTTCAGTTTTTTCAAAGAAAACATTCAGTTATGGTAAGTGTTAAGTTAGAAAAGAACAATGCATCATTTGGGACATTTACTATAGCTTTTGTTTTTCAAACTGCTACAAATAATTGTGACTCATTCAATTTCCTGTTGGCATAAATTTCCTGCAAGAGCAATAGAACCCTACAAAATATAAAAGGCTGCATTCAAATTAAAAACCACTATAACTTCAACCAGTTAAATTATTGTAAACCTAAATCAGACCAAACCTAATTAATCAGTCATGAAACAAGCGCTACAACTTAACAAAAAGCTGTTTCTGATGCTGACGCTCATTTTCTTTTATGCGTTTGCTCAGGCACAGGTCCGGACGATTTCGGGAACCGTTACCGATAGTCAGACCAATGAATCCCTTCCAGGAGCCTCT from Bacteroidales bacterium encodes the following:
- the ccoS gene encoding cbb3-type cytochrome oxidase assembly protein CcoS, which codes for MHVIVVLIGFSLLVAIGFLAAFLWAVRSGQYDDDVSPGMRMLYEDKKKEDSSIQHNTSQTKPN